One region of Patagioenas fasciata isolate bPatFas1 chromosome 6 unlocalized genomic scaffold, bPatFas1.hap1 SUPER_6_unloc_2, whole genome shotgun sequence genomic DNA includes:
- the LOC136116284 gene encoding uncharacterized protein encodes MRLFRPRWPRAAAEPCGTRYGRWWKWPWQLLYCYSCWVCRDPSYGLEEAASWQQPCPLVPRPPVCCQHTLLCLSAQRGDLYLGHVVALVAQTKEEGEQRTVHVALHPLLVVRHHGLHPLSEEADGELSQLAGLLGGRKKGGLQSQQLSAHGPRGQMSWRDSVPGKLPRQPSGPSTAGRAFGAVSHCLTPSQGQATASPNAPAPAANIAPLDAALLTMSALSDPLMTPPGNVESMTRSLSRKFFKIFFRVWGVEIIMSHMSRAVLQESALSAGQPGPQQRVRAQRCRMVGCPGQQQRLSWCSCGAGRAWGAQGWLAQLWLLRAWLTPSAGKRGGMEGPAPRGCPAGFLGSVPLSPQ; translated from the exons ATGCGCCTGTTTAGGCCTCGGTGGCCAcgggctgctgctgagccctgtgGGACCAGGTATGGCAGGTGGTGGAAATGGCCATGGCAGCTTCTCTACTGCTACTCGTGCTGGGTCTGTAGGGACCCTTCCTATGGGCTGGAGGAAGCTGCCAGTTGgcagcagccctgtcccctggtgcccaggcCACCCGTGTGCTGCCAGCACACCCTTCTGTGCCTCAGTGCTCAGCGTGGAGATCTGTACCTTGGCCACGTTGTTGCTCTGGTCGCTCAAAcgaaagaagagggggagcagCGCACGGTGCACgtagctcttcatcctcttcttgtCGTGCGCCATCACGGACTGCACCCGCTCTCGGAAGAGGCGGATGGAGAGCTCTCGCAGCTGGCTGGACtcctgggaggaaggaagaaaggcggaCTTCAatcccagcagctctctgcccatg GCCCCCGTGGGCAGATGTCTTGGAGAGACTCCGTGCCTGGaaagctccccaggcagccatcaggccccagcacggcagggagggcatttggagctgtcagccactgcctgacccccagccaaggccaagccaccgCCTCCCCcaatgccccagccccagctgccaacaTTGCTCCTCTTGATGCTGCCCTGCTCACCATGTCAGCTCTTTCTGACCCACTGATGACGCCTCCGGGAAACGTGGAGTCTATGACCAGGAGTCTTTCGCGCAAGTTCTTTAAGATCTTCTTCAGGGTCTGGGGTGTGGAGATCATCATGTCCCACATGTCCAGGGCAGTCCTGCAGgagagcgctctgtcagcagggcagcctgggccacagcagcgtgtccgggctcagcgctgcaggatggttggatgccctgggcagcagcagaggctgagctggtgctcctgtggggctggcagagcgtggggggctcagggctggctcgctcagctgtggctgctgcgggcctggttGACCCCCAGCGCTGgaaagcgtggtgggatggagggtcctgctcctcgggggtgtcctgcaggattccttggctctgtgcccctgtccccacagtga